Proteins found in one Erythrobacter sp. 3-20A1M genomic segment:
- a CDS encoding amidohydrolase: MNAVPPLLHSAFRHLLVALALCSLAASARADVLVDNIEGIRLDDEGKVDRFTGLWIDDGGHILQVLHRGDKRPQGTTYRTDGRGRIVIPGMIDAHAHVMDLGFAQLELDLSDTTSLADALTRIGAFAAAHPDRPWILGRGWNQEKWGLGRFPTAAELDQAVGDRPVLLDRVDGHATWANSAAMEQAGITPSTKDPVGGRIERVAGSRRPAGVFVDAAMPLVRQALPRPRPLDYDIALGEAQKLLLANGITAVADMGTDVPAWQAFRRAGDEGHLNVRIMAYAAGLDALETIAGPRPTPWLYGDKLRAGGIKLYLDGALGSRGAWLTADYADDPGNRGLPLLTPAQLRNLMSRASMDGFQVAIHAIGDAANHEALLAIEELAQTYTGDRRWRIEHAQIVAPGDIPAFGRDGIIASMQPSHQTSDRLMAEARLGPDRLQGAYAWKSLADAGATLAFGSDAPVEAPDPFAGWAAAISRQDARGEPFGGWMPQERVSREAAFAAFTSDAAYAGFADGRFGRLARGERADFIVIDRDPMLASPGQLGQTKVLETWVSGEKVYSSTAQPSAGGR, translated from the coding sequence ATGAACGCTGTCCCCCCTCTCCTTCACTCTGCCTTCCGCCATCTCCTCGTCGCGCTCGCGCTATGCTCTCTCGCCGCGTCCGCCCGTGCGGACGTGCTGGTCGATAATATCGAGGGGATTCGCCTCGACGACGAGGGCAAGGTCGACCGCTTCACCGGGCTGTGGATCGACGATGGCGGGCATATTCTTCAGGTGCTTCACCGCGGGGACAAGCGCCCGCAGGGCACCACCTATCGCACCGACGGGCGCGGCCGCATCGTCATTCCGGGCATGATCGATGCCCACGCGCACGTCATGGACCTGGGGTTCGCGCAACTGGAACTCGATCTTTCGGACACGACCTCGCTGGCCGATGCGCTGACCCGGATCGGCGCGTTCGCCGCCGCGCATCCCGATCGCCCCTGGATTCTGGGCCGCGGCTGGAATCAGGAGAAATGGGGACTGGGCCGCTTCCCCACTGCGGCGGAGCTCGATCAGGCGGTCGGCGACCGGCCGGTCCTGCTCGACCGGGTAGATGGACACGCTACCTGGGCCAATTCCGCAGCGATGGAGCAGGCTGGCATCACCCCATCTACGAAGGACCCCGTCGGCGGCCGCATCGAACGCGTGGCGGGCTCGCGAAGGCCCGCGGGCGTGTTCGTGGACGCGGCCATGCCTCTCGTGCGCCAGGCTTTGCCCAGGCCCCGCCCGCTCGATTACGACATCGCGCTGGGCGAAGCGCAGAAGTTGCTGCTCGCGAACGGGATTACCGCCGTCGCCGACATGGGCACTGACGTACCCGCCTGGCAGGCCTTCCGCCGGGCGGGTGACGAAGGGCACCTCAATGTCCGGATCATGGCCTATGCGGCGGGGCTCGACGCGCTGGAGACGATCGCCGGGCCGCGCCCCACCCCGTGGCTCTATGGCGACAAGCTGCGCGCCGGGGGGATCAAGCTGTATCTCGACGGGGCGCTGGGATCGCGCGGGGCCTGGCTGACCGCCGACTATGCCGACGATCCCGGCAACAGGGGCCTGCCGCTGCTGACCCCGGCGCAACTGCGCAACCTGATGAGCCGCGCGTCGATGGACGGTTTCCAGGTGGCGATCCACGCGATCGGGGATGCCGCCAATCACGAGGCGCTGTTGGCGATCGAGGAACTCGCGCAGACCTACACCGGCGACCGCCGCTGGCGCATCGAGCACGCGCAGATCGTGGCACCGGGGGACATTCCCGCCTTCGGGCGCGACGGCATCATCGCCTCCATGCAGCCGAGCCACCAGACCTCCGACCGGCTGATGGCGGAGGCGCGGCTGGGTCCGGACCGGCTGCAGGGCGCCTATGCGTGGAAGAGCCTGGCGGACGCGGGCGCGACTCTCGCTTTCGGGTCGGACGCGCCGGTAGAGGCGCCCGATCCCTTCGCGGGCTGGGCCGCCGCGATCTCACGCCAAGACGCGCGGGGGGAGCCGTTCGGCGGGTGGATGCCGCAGGAACGGGTCAGCAGGGAGGCCGCCTTCGCCGCCTTCACCTCCGACGCCGCCTATGCCGGTTTCGCGGACGGTCGCTTCGGTCGCCTCGCCCGGGGGGAGCGGGCCGATTTCATCGTGATCGATCGCGACCCGATGCTGGCCTCTCCCGGCCAGTTGGGTCAGACCAAGGTCCTCGAAACGTGGGTTTCAGGGGAGAAAGTCTATTCGTCGACGGCGCAGCCATCCGCCGGCGGGCGCTGA
- the tatA gene encoding twin-arginine translocase TatA/TatE family subunit, giving the protein MSLGPWQLIIIAIVILVLFGRGRISEMMGDFGKGIKSFKEGMNEPDSTSGSSSAPSGRIEGPRHEAKPADSAARDPQPSERSDKQG; this is encoded by the coding sequence ATGAGCCTCGGTCCCTGGCAGCTTATCATCATCGCTATCGTCATCCTCGTGCTGTTCGGGCGCGGGCGCATCTCCGAAATGATGGGCGATTTCGGTAAGGGTATCAAAAGCTTCAAGGAAGGGATGAACGAGCCCGACAGCACGTCCGGTTCCTCTTCCGCGCCTTCCGGCCGGATCGAAGGGCCGCGCCACGAGGCGAAGCCCGCCGACAGCGCGGCGCGCGATCCGCAGCCGAGCGAGCGGTCCGACAAGCAGGGCTGA
- the scpB gene encoding SMC-Scp complex subunit ScpB, with the protein MSDTPTLTQLSDDLANDLERAIEATLFAAEEPMTVEAIAGHLGGAEPAAVREALRALAVRYRDRGIQLVERGKRWHFETSPDFAHLLRREREQVRRLSRAATEVLAIVAYHEPVSRAEIESIRGVQTAKGTLDVLMEAGWVRVAGRREVPGRPVIYATTPAFLDHFGLESRRDLPGIDELRVAGLLDPVDDAFDALTGSDPEENEADTDANAEGG; encoded by the coding sequence ATGAGCGATACGCCCACGCTCACCCAATTGTCCGACGATCTCGCCAACGACCTCGAACGCGCGATCGAGGCCACGCTGTTTGCGGCAGAGGAACCGATGACCGTGGAGGCGATCGCCGGGCATCTCGGCGGTGCCGAACCCGCGGCGGTGCGCGAAGCGTTGCGCGCGCTGGCGGTGCGTTATCGCGACCGGGGCATCCAGCTGGTGGAGCGCGGCAAGCGCTGGCATTTCGAGACGTCGCCCGATTTCGCGCATCTGCTGCGGCGGGAGCGCGAGCAGGTCCGCCGGCTCAGTCGCGCCGCGACGGAGGTTCTGGCGATCGTCGCCTATCACGAGCCGGTCAGCCGAGCGGAGATCGAATCGATCCGCGGCGTGCAGACCGCGAAGGGAACGCTCGACGTGCTGATGGAGGCCGGGTGGGTACGGGTCGCGGGGCGGCGTGAGGTGCCGGGTCGCCCGGTTATCTACGCGACGACACCTGCCTTCCTCGATCATTTCGGTCTGGAAAGCCGCCGCGACCTCCCTGGCATCGATGAGCTGCGAGTGGCGGGTCTGCTCGACCCGGTGGACGATGCGTTCGACGCACTGACCGGTTCGGATCCGGAGGAGAACGAAGCCGACACCGACGCCAACGCCGAAGGTGGATGA
- a CDS encoding arginyltransferase translates to MTAPVRFPRFFVTSPAPCPYIAGRTERKVFTELRGSHAEALNEALGRIGFRRSQTVAYRPSCVDCQACVSVRVVANEFAPSATQRRVLRRNSDLIVNECRPWATGEQYDLLRSYLAQRHPEGGMAGMEETDFADMVEHTPVSSYVVEYREPDGNGGAGRLIGACLTDRQGDGLSMIYSFYDSNNEKRQGLGNFIILDHIRRAAEEGLPYVYLGYWVQGSGRMDYKIRYRPLERLGPQGWARMSAEEQDTLIRAATSGKRVDAPAG, encoded by the coding sequence GTGACCGCCCCCGTACGTTTCCCGCGCTTCTTCGTCACCAGCCCCGCGCCGTGCCCCTATATCGCGGGGCGGACGGAGCGGAAGGTGTTCACCGAACTGCGCGGTTCGCATGCGGAGGCGCTGAACGAGGCGCTGGGGCGGATCGGTTTCCGGCGCAGCCAGACGGTCGCCTATCGCCCCAGCTGCGTGGATTGCCAGGCCTGCGTTTCGGTGCGGGTGGTGGCTAACGAGTTCGCCCCGTCGGCGACGCAGCGGCGTGTCCTGCGCCGCAATTCCGACCTGATCGTCAACGAATGCCGACCCTGGGCGACCGGCGAGCAATACGACCTGCTGCGCTCCTACCTCGCCCAGCGGCACCCCGAAGGGGGCATGGCCGGAATGGAGGAAACCGACTTTGCGGATATGGTGGAACATACGCCCGTATCCAGCTATGTGGTCGAATATAGGGAACCCGATGGCAACGGTGGTGCTGGCCGACTGATCGGGGCCTGCCTCACCGACCGGCAGGGGGACGGGTTGTCGATGATCTACAGCTTCTACGACTCGAACAATGAGAAGCGTCAGGGTCTTGGCAATTTCATCATCCTCGATCACATCCGGCGCGCCGCCGAAGAAGGACTGCCCTACGTCTATCTCGGCTACTGGGTGCAGGGTTCGGGCCGGATGGATTACAAGATCCGCTATCGCCCCCTCGAACGGCTCGGCCCGCAAGGATGGGCTCGCATGTCCGCCGAAGAGCAGGACACGCTTATCCGCGCCGCCACGTCCGGAAAGCGGGTCGACGCACCTGCCGGGTGA
- the tatC gene encoding twin-arginine translocase subunit TatC, with protein sequence MAFKLRDIDDTQAPLLDHLIELRTRLMRALAALVVAFGICLYFADDILGFLARPLLEAFPPGQGRLIYTKLYEVFFVELKVALFSAFFISFPVIANQIWAFIAPGLYAKEKRAFLPFIIATPVLFIAGGSLAYFVVMPTAFRWFLGFEGTAGGISIEALPSAGDYLSLVMQFILAFGVSFLLPVLLLLLHRAGLVERKQLAAYRRYVMVAVVTIAAIVTPPDPGSQLILAVPLYLLFEGSLVIMRFSERRESAGSAAAETTEPSS encoded by the coding sequence ATGGCATTCAAGCTGCGCGATATCGACGATACACAGGCACCGTTGCTCGACCATCTGATCGAACTACGGACCCGACTGATGCGCGCGCTCGCGGCGCTGGTTGTGGCGTTCGGTATCTGCCTGTACTTCGCCGACGACATCCTGGGATTCCTCGCACGACCGTTGCTGGAGGCGTTTCCGCCGGGGCAGGGGCGGCTGATCTACACGAAGCTTTACGAGGTGTTCTTCGTGGAGTTGAAGGTCGCGCTGTTCTCGGCGTTCTTCATCAGCTTCCCGGTCATCGCCAACCAGATCTGGGCCTTCATTGCGCCGGGCCTTTATGCGAAGGAAAAGCGTGCGTTTCTGCCGTTTATCATCGCTACGCCGGTGCTGTTCATAGCAGGCGGATCCCTCGCTTACTTCGTGGTCATGCCGACCGCGTTCCGCTGGTTTCTGGGCTTCGAGGGGACCGCTGGCGGGATCAGCATCGAGGCGTTGCCGAGTGCGGGCGATTATCTCAGCCTAGTGATGCAGTTCATCCTGGCATTCGGAGTGAGCTTCCTGCTGCCCGTCCTGCTGTTGCTGCTGCATCGCGCGGGGCTGGTGGAGCGCAAGCAGCTCGCCGCCTATCGGCGCTACGTGATGGTCGCGGTGGTGACGATCGCGGCGATAGTGACGCCGCCGGACCCGGGATCGCAGCTGATTCTAGCCGTGCCGCTCTATCTGCTGTTCGAGGGATCGCTGGTCATCATGCGGTTTAGCGAACGGCGGGAAAGCGCCGGTTCCGCGGCTGCGGAAACGACGGAACCCTCCAGCTAA
- a CDS encoding ScpA family protein, translating to MSGHAPIAEDENLRDGDDWEIAGTAPEDQSALYLEIDGWEGPLDLLLDLARRQKVDLRQISILALVDQYLDYLEQAETLKLELAADYLVMAAWLAYLKSALLLPKEEQEDPSPEELALRLQLRLQRLGAMREAAARLMARDRIGRDVFARGAPEGLGVDRRTRWKADWFDLIQAYGRVKARTAPAVHMVRERPVMTLDSALERVSNMLGVTLDWMVLEDFLPTHAEPRLRRSALASSFVAALELARLGRAELRQEDIFGPLHLRRVPG from the coding sequence ATGAGCGGGCATGCCCCGATCGCGGAGGACGAAAACCTTCGGGACGGGGACGACTGGGAAATCGCCGGGACCGCCCCCGAAGACCAAAGCGCGCTCTATCTCGAAATAGACGGGTGGGAGGGGCCGCTCGACCTGCTGCTGGATCTGGCCCGGCGGCAGAAGGTCGATCTGCGTCAGATTTCCATCCTCGCGCTGGTCGATCAGTATCTCGATTATCTGGAGCAGGCCGAGACGCTGAAGCTGGAGCTCGCGGCGGACTATCTGGTGATGGCGGCATGGCTCGCCTACCTCAAATCCGCGCTGCTCCTGCCCAAGGAGGAGCAGGAGGATCCGAGCCCCGAAGAGCTTGCCTTGCGCTTACAATTGCGGCTCCAGCGGCTGGGCGCGATGCGGGAGGCGGCGGCGCGATTGATGGCGCGGGACCGGATTGGGCGCGACGTGTTCGCGCGCGGCGCGCCAGAGGGGCTAGGGGTCGATCGCCGCACGCGGTGGAAGGCGGACTGGTTCGATCTGATCCAGGCCTATGGCCGGGTGAAGGCACGCACCGCACCCGCCGTCCACATGGTGCGCGAACGCCCGGTGATGACGCTCGACAGCGCGCTGGAGCGGGTTTCCAACATGCTGGGCGTGACGCTCGACTGGATGGTGCTGGAGGATTTCCTGCCCACCCATGCCGAACCGCGCCTGCGCCGATCCGCGCTCGCCTCCAGCTTCGTCGCGGCGCTGGAACTCGCTCGCCTCGGCCGGGCTGAGCTGCGGCAGGAGGATATCTTCGGTCCGTTGCACCTGCGCCGGGTGCCGGGATGA
- a CDS encoding threonine ammonia-lyase: protein MSRSDPETAQPGVEALTIDDVRAAAKRIEGAVVRTPTLHSITLSQITGADIWLKFENQQFTAAYKERGALNALLLLDEKQRERGVIAASAGNHSQGLSYHGTRLNVPVTIVMPRTTPVVKVMQTESVGGNVVLEGETFDEANAHARKLEQERGLTFVHPFDDPDVAAGAGTVALEMLEDAPELDCIVTPIGGGGLMSGMSTVARALKPDMLIVGVESALYPSMHSRVKGLNEECGGDTLAEGIAVKAPGEFTSQVIAKNVDEILLVDEAALENAVALLLQIEKTVVEGAGAAGLAAILAEPERFAGRKIGLVLCGGNIDSRLLANVLLRDLARQGRLARLRITLKDRPGALFRVMRLFDAHNVNIIEIYHQRIFTNLPAKGLITDIECEARDRTQLEALVAELREQGYVVHPVELA, encoded by the coding sequence ATGAGCAGATCCGATCCCGAAACCGCACAGCCCGGCGTGGAAGCGCTGACGATAGATGACGTACGCGCCGCCGCGAAGCGGATCGAGGGCGCGGTGGTCCGCACGCCGACGCTGCATTCGATCACCCTGTCGCAGATCACCGGCGCGGACATCTGGCTCAAGTTCGAGAATCAGCAGTTCACCGCCGCCTACAAGGAGCGCGGCGCGCTGAACGCATTGCTGCTGCTGGACGAGAAGCAGCGCGAGCGCGGCGTCATCGCGGCCTCCGCGGGCAATCACAGCCAGGGTCTTTCCTATCACGGCACCCGGCTGAACGTTCCCGTCACTATCGTGATGCCGCGCACCACGCCTGTCGTGAAGGTGATGCAGACCGAAAGCGTCGGCGGCAATGTCGTGCTGGAGGGGGAGACCTTCGACGAAGCCAATGCCCATGCCCGCAAGCTGGAGCAGGAGCGCGGTCTGACCTTCGTCCATCCCTTCGACGATCCGGACGTCGCGGCCGGGGCGGGCACCGTGGCGCTCGAAATGCTGGAGGATGCGCCCGAGCTCGACTGCATCGTCACGCCGATCGGTGGCGGCGGGCTGATGTCGGGCATGTCGACCGTCGCCCGCGCGCTGAAGCCCGACATGCTGATCGTCGGGGTCGAATCGGCGCTCTATCCGTCCATGCATTCGCGGGTGAAGGGGCTGAACGAGGAATGCGGCGGCGATACGCTGGCCGAAGGGATCGCGGTCAAGGCTCCGGGCGAGTTCACCTCGCAGGTGATCGCCAAGAATGTCGACGAAATCCTGCTGGTGGACGAGGCCGCGCTGGAAAACGCGGTCGCGCTGCTGTTGCAGATCGAAAAGACCGTGGTGGAGGGCGCCGGGGCGGCGGGCCTGGCGGCGATCCTGGCCGAGCCGGAGCGTTTCGCCGGGCGCAAGATCGGGCTGGTGCTGTGCGGTGGCAACATCGATTCGCGCCTGCTCGCCAACGTGCTGCTGCGCGATCTCGCGCGGCAGGGTCGGCTGGCCCGGCTGCGCATCACGCTGAAGGATCGGCCGGGCGCACTGTTCCGCGTGATGCGCCTGTTCGACGCGCATAATGTGAACATCATCGAGATCTATCACCAGCGCATCTTCACCAACCTTCCGGCCAAGGGGCTCATCACCGATATCGAGTGCGAGGCGCGCGACCGGACCCAGCTCGAAGCGCTGGTGGCGGAGCTGCGCGAGCAGGGTTACGTGGTGCACCCGGTGGAACTGGCCTGA
- a CDS encoding autotransporter assembly complex family protein, giving the protein MAELPDMGIEWPDTLELPPLERLEPDEDAAQFAAPELEGEDLAAGLVEERLSDQLVLAFPADETAFPLRQEFIERYKALSTIEEYGSKDANIAQLAARAKKDTELLDQILRNYGYYDSQVQRTVSTVPAADGEATRPQVRFDIVPGPRYRFGSIDLGQLASAPDGDYLRSAFEIQSGDPLSNDAIVDEQFDLDTALGEAGYAFAEIDSPSLLIDHEETIGDLSMAVRPMGKYRFGAVTSSEPEFLSGRHLADIARFDPGDIYQRSLQLDLRRAITATGLVSSVTVTPREVEAPSGNEPGVVDLDVSLRKARLRTIAGAIGYGSEDGIRLEASWEHRNLFPPEGALRVRGIAGTQEQLFGVTFRKNNFGERDRILNIDAYASTLNNPAFDANTVSLVGTLGKVSNLLFQKPFSWSAGLELVATDERPADSSQPRQTYLIAALPLYAQIDTSDDLLDPEHGFRVALKLSPEVSRTNGAESFYLRGRLDTSYYYSVNDRIVVAGRTAYGSIVGADLFDIAPSRRYYAGGGGSVRGYGYRTIGPRDAEGDPTGGRSVVEGAIEARIRTGLFGGAVSVVPFIDAGSVSTSTVPDFDSVKIGAGVGVRYATGFGPIRLDVGVPINPGPDDSPVAVYVSLGQAF; this is encoded by the coding sequence ATGGCCGAGCTGCCCGACATGGGTATCGAATGGCCCGACACGCTGGAGCTGCCCCCGCTCGAACGGCTTGAGCCCGACGAGGACGCCGCGCAGTTCGCCGCCCCCGAGCTGGAGGGAGAGGACCTCGCCGCCGGGCTGGTGGAAGAGCGGCTGAGCGACCAGCTGGTGCTCGCTTTCCCCGCCGACGAGACCGCATTTCCGCTGCGCCAGGAATTCATTGAGCGCTACAAGGCGCTGTCCACGATCGAGGAATACGGCAGCAAGGATGCCAACATCGCGCAGCTGGCCGCGCGCGCGAAGAAGGACACCGAGCTGCTCGACCAGATTCTGCGCAATTACGGCTATTACGACAGCCAGGTGCAGCGCACGGTCAGCACCGTTCCGGCGGCGGACGGGGAGGCCACGCGGCCGCAGGTGCGCTTCGATATCGTGCCGGGGCCGCGCTACCGCTTTGGCAGCATCGACCTGGGCCAACTGGCGAGCGCGCCGGATGGAGACTACCTGCGTTCCGCGTTCGAAATTCAGTCGGGCGATCCGCTGTCGAACGACGCCATAGTCGATGAACAGTTCGATCTCGATACCGCATTGGGCGAAGCGGGTTATGCCTTTGCCGAGATCGATTCGCCCAGCCTGCTGATCGACCACGAAGAGACGATCGGCGACCTGTCCATGGCGGTGCGCCCGATGGGGAAATACCGGTTCGGCGCGGTCACCAGTTCAGAGCCCGAATTCCTGTCGGGCCGCCATCTTGCGGACATCGCTCGGTTCGATCCGGGCGATATCTATCAGCGCAGCCTGCAGCTCGACCTGCGCCGCGCGATCACCGCGACCGGGCTCGTCTCCTCCGTCACGGTGACCCCGCGCGAGGTCGAAGCGCCTAGCGGGAACGAGCCCGGGGTGGTCGATCTGGACGTGAGCCTGCGCAAGGCTCGGCTGCGCACGATCGCGGGCGCGATCGGCTACGGCAGCGAGGACGGCATCCGGCTGGAGGCGAGCTGGGAGCACCGCAACCTGTTCCCGCCCGAAGGCGCGCTGCGCGTGCGCGGCATCGCGGGGACGCAGGAACAGCTCTTCGGCGTGACCTTCCGCAAGAACAATTTCGGCGAGCGCGACCGCATCCTGAATATCGACGCCTATGCCAGCACGCTGAACAATCCGGCGTTCGACGCGAACACCGTGTCGCTGGTGGGAACACTGGGCAAGGTCAGCAACCTGCTGTTCCAGAAACCCTTCAGCTGGAGCGCTGGGCTGGAACTGGTGGCGACGGACGAGCGCCCGGCGGATTCCAGCCAGCCGCGCCAGACCTATCTGATCGCCGCACTGCCGCTCTACGCGCAGATCGACACCAGCGACGATCTGCTCGATCCCGAACACGGGTTCCGGGTCGCGCTGAAGCTGTCGCCCGAGGTTTCGCGCACCAATGGCGCGGAAAGCTTCTACCTGCGCGGGCGGCTCGACACGTCCTATTACTACAGCGTCAACGACCGCATCGTGGTGGCGGGACGCACCGCCTATGGCTCGATCGTCGGCGCGGACCTGTTCGATATCGCGCCGTCGCGGCGCTATTATGCCGGCGGCGGCGGATCGGTCCGCGGATACGGCTATCGGACCATCGGCCCGCGCGATGCGGAAGGCGATCCGACCGGCGGGCGTTCGGTGGTGGAGGGCGCGATCGAGGCCCGGATCAGGACCGGGCTGTTCGGCGGGGCGGTGTCCGTCGTTCCCTTCATCGACGCAGGCTCGGTCAGCACCAGCACCGTGCCGGACTTCGATAGCGTCAAGATCGGCGCGGGCGTCGGCGTGCGCTATGCCACCGGCTTCGGGCCGATCCGCCTCGATGTCGGTGTGCCGATCAATCCCGGCCCCGACGACAGCCCCGTCGCGGTCTATGTATCGTTGGGCCAGGCTTTCTGA
- a CDS encoding SPOR domain-containing protein, producing the protein MVDDRHDEEGEYQTAYQRLHQDETNEELALNDDDSLPWLESSDYVEGQGTDTSRMVGFALLALIALVVILGAIWYFSRPSSDGELAGDGSAISAPEDGYKQRPEDAGGKEFANTGDVAPAVGQGQTREGRIADAKPSPTPTPTASTSAKPATDEPEVKPSPATSSGGVGVQVGAFSTKALAERGWQTLNGQTEKLQGVSHRVLEGTVDNGTVYRLQAITGSREAADTLCRALKADGVACQVK; encoded by the coding sequence GTGGTCGACGATCGGCATGACGAGGAAGGCGAATACCAGACCGCCTACCAGCGCCTGCACCAGGACGAGACGAACGAGGAACTCGCGCTCAACGACGACGACTCGCTCCCGTGGCTGGAATCGTCCGATTATGTCGAAGGGCAAGGCACCGACACGTCGCGGATGGTCGGCTTCGCGTTGCTGGCCTTGATCGCGCTCGTCGTGATCCTTGGGGCAATCTGGTATTTCTCTCGCCCCAGTTCAGATGGGGAACTGGCGGGCGACGGCAGCGCGATCTCCGCTCCCGAAGACGGGTACAAACAGCGGCCGGAGGATGCGGGCGGCAAGGAGTTCGCCAACACCGGCGACGTCGCTCCCGCGGTCGGCCAGGGTCAGACGCGAGAGGGCCGCATCGCGGATGCGAAGCCATCGCCCACGCCTACCCCCACCGCCTCCACCAGCGCGAAGCCCGCAACGGACGAACCGGAGGTGAAGCCATCACCCGCTACTTCATCGGGCGGCGTCGGGGTCCAGGTCGGGGCCTTCTCCACCAAAGCGCTGGCCGAGCGGGGGTGGCAGACTCTGAACGGGCAGACGGAGAAGCTGCAGGGCGTCAGTCACCGGGTGCTGGAAGGCACGGTGGATAACGGGACCGTCTATCGGCTGCAGGCCATCACCGGCTCTCGCGAAGCCGCCGATACGCTGTGCCGCGCGCTCAAGGCCGATGGCGTCGCCTGCCAGGTGAAATAG
- the tatB gene encoding Sec-independent protein translocase protein TatB: protein MFDIGASELLVIAIVAIVVIGPKDMPLALRTAGRWIGKMRRISAHFRSGLDAMIREAEMEEMDRKWREQNEAIMAKYPADQMTPLEAPSAESAPANTATAEARSDASGAESERENAAPEDAEGTPVSDRKEV from the coding sequence ATGTTCGATATCGGTGCCAGCGAGCTGCTGGTCATCGCGATCGTGGCGATCGTGGTGATCGGCCCGAAGGACATGCCGCTCGCGCTGCGCACCGCCGGGCGCTGGATCGGTAAGATGCGGCGCATTTCCGCCCATTTCCGCAGCGGTCTCGACGCCATGATCCGCGAAGCGGAGATGGAGGAGATGGATCGCAAGTGGCGTGAGCAGAACGAAGCGATCATGGCGAAATATCCCGCCGACCAGATGACGCCGCTTGAGGCCCCCTCGGCAGAGTCCGCTCCCGCAAACACGGCCACCGCAGAAGCGCGGTCGGATGCGAGTGGGGCGGAGAGCGAGCGGGAAAATGCCGCGCCTGAGGATGCCGAGGGCACCCCCGTATCGGACCGCAAGGAGGTCTGA